GCCGATCCTTGCCAAGACCCACACCGTCATCGCCCCCGATCTCCCCCGCCACGCCTTCACCGCAGGGCACGATGCCTATGCGATGAGCCTGCCCGCGATGGGACGCGAGATTGCTGCGTTGCTGAAGGCGCTGGAGGTCGAGCCGACCGCAATCATCGGCCATTCGGCAGGCGCAGCGATTGCGCTGCAAATGGCGCTGGATCACGGCTACACCGGCCCGATCATCGGGCTGAATTCCGCGCTGCGCCCCTTCCCCGGCGCGCTAGCGCAGATCTTCCCCGCGGTGGCGAAAGCGCTGTTCATTAATCCGTTGGTGCCGCGCTTCTTTGCCGGAAGCATCGACCTTGTCGGGGGAGCCAAGCGGTTCCTGTGGCGATCCACCCACTCGCATATCGATGCCGAGGGGCTGGCTTGCTACAGCACGCTGCTGAAACATCCCGGCCACGCGGGCGGCGCGCTGGCGATGATGGCCAATTGGGACTTGCCCGGCCTGCGTCTGCGGATGGGCGAAGTGCGCAATCCGGTGCTGCTGGTCCACGGTGCGAATGATCCGGCGATCCCGCTCGACTGGGCGAAGGATGCACACAGCTGGCTCGCCAATGCGCGGCTGGACGTGCTGCCCGGCCTCGGCCATCTTGCCCACGAGGAAGCACCCGAGAAAGCCGCCGCGCTGATCGCCGCGTTCCTCGCCGAGCAGAGCTAGGAGAGGCGCAATGGGCAACTTTGGCTGGATCGAGATCGTGCTGTTCTACGGCATCGCGATCGGTTTCGGCGTCTGGCAGTTCTGGAAGATGGACCGGATGCTCAAGAAGACCCGCGCCGAAAAGGCAGCGAAAGAAGCGGCCGAGCGCGACAGCGGGCCGCCCGCCGCCTAGGCCTGCCACTGCTTCCGACCGGTCAGCAGTCCTCCACCTCACCCCAGATCTTTCCGCGCTTGCGAGGGCGCTTGAGCACAGACCATTTTTGCTAATGATTCTTATTACGGATAATATTGACTCTCATTCGCAATAACGGCATTGACGCCCGGCTCATATCAGCAGGGAACAAGCCAGTCCGATGTCATCACAACCAC
This DNA window, taken from Porphyrobacter sp. ULC335, encodes the following:
- the bchO gene encoding alpha/beta fold hydrolase BchO, which codes for MSNLDWNREGLIWPHREASTFVSTGRARWHVQRMGSGPPLLLLHGTGASVHSWRGLMPILAKTHTVIAPDLPRHAFTAGHDAYAMSLPAMGREIAALLKALEVEPTAIIGHSAGAAIALQMALDHGYTGPIIGLNSALRPFPGALAQIFPAVAKALFINPLVPRFFAGSIDLVGGAKRFLWRSTHSHIDAEGLACYSTLLKHPGHAGGALAMMANWDLPGLRLRMGEVRNPVLLVHGANDPAIPLDWAKDAHSWLANARLDVLPGLGHLAHEEAPEKAAALIAAFLAEQS